In the genome of Flavivirga spongiicola, one region contains:
- a CDS encoding glycosyltransferase family 2 protein, with the protein MIYVVHRNNYVLKILDSKFQVVSFETQTSITTTLFSIAEAFPKELIIWCHEVYVDFINESPILDIFHHKRIIASYSVSNNTYIPNQIGYVDQSIFIKVNYNVTYPTWLMSSDIGGIHAELLNTISKAISKFSNFDYFINSLAKITMPQGVFCYSEPKLLKENTSVKTEVKQASKYELFKFVKQHYKWFWAFMLTFCFAVFEKKWTLLPLIKSIFNKKNNLDLDKIEVKSNRQIINKKEVDVIIPTIGRKKYLYDVLKDLKKQTIIPKNVIIVEQNPDKNSESELDYLLTETWPFKIKHTFTNITGVCNARNLGLPKVESEWVFLADDDIRFENNLFEASFKKIETLGISVLNYLCLQPHQQQTYFNTSQTIVFGSGSSMVKTSIIKNLKFDMVYEFGFGEDSDFGMQVRNKGTDVIFIPDIKITHLKAPMGGFRTKIKKLWDDEKVQPKPSPTIMLFFKKYFTSFQVNGYKTILFIKFFRKQKVRNPYTYLMKMRKQWEQSDYWSSILMENKND; encoded by the coding sequence ATGATTTATGTAGTACATAGGAACAATTATGTGTTAAAAATACTTGATAGTAAGTTTCAAGTGGTCTCATTTGAAACTCAAACATCAATAACCACCACATTGTTTAGTATAGCAGAAGCGTTTCCAAAAGAACTTATTATTTGGTGTCATGAAGTCTATGTAGATTTTATTAATGAATCTCCTATCTTGGATATTTTTCACCACAAACGCATCATAGCATCATATTCAGTTAGTAATAACACTTATATACCAAATCAAATAGGCTATGTGGATCAGTCCATTTTTATTAAAGTGAATTATAATGTAACCTATCCAACTTGGTTAATGAGTAGTGATATTGGAGGTATTCATGCAGAATTGTTAAATACCATTTCTAAGGCCATAAGTAAATTTTCAAATTTCGATTATTTTATTAATTCATTGGCTAAAATCACCATGCCCCAAGGTGTTTTTTGTTATTCTGAACCAAAGTTGTTAAAAGAAAATACGTCTGTTAAAACTGAAGTAAAACAGGCCTCAAAATACGAATTATTCAAATTTGTAAAACAGCATTATAAATGGTTTTGGGCTTTTATGTTAACTTTTTGTTTTGCGGTTTTTGAGAAGAAGTGGACACTTTTACCGCTAATTAAATCGATATTTAATAAAAAGAACAATCTAGATTTAGATAAAATAGAAGTCAAATCTAATAGGCAAATTATAAATAAAAAAGAAGTAGATGTTATAATACCTACTATTGGAAGAAAAAAGTATTTATATGATGTTTTAAAAGATTTGAAAAAACAAACCATAATTCCAAAAAATGTGATTATAGTTGAGCAAAACCCAGATAAAAATTCAGAATCAGAATTAGACTATCTTCTAACTGAAACATGGCCTTTTAAAATAAAACATACATTTACAAATATAACAGGGGTTTGTAATGCTAGAAACCTGGGATTACCTAAAGTTGAAAGTGAATGGGTTTTTTTAGCAGATGACGATATAAGATTTGAAAATAATTTATTTGAAGCATCTTTTAAAAAGATTGAAACCTTAGGTATTTCGGTGCTTAATTATCTGTGTTTACAGCCACATCAACAGCAAACGTATTTTAATACCTCTCAGACTATAGTTTTTGGTTCAGGTTCTAGTATGGTTAAAACAAGCATTATTAAAAATTTGAAATTTGATATGGTTTATGAATTTGGTTTTGGAGAAGATTCAGATTTTGGAATGCAAGTAAGAAACAAAGGAACAGATGTCATTTTTATACCAGATATCAAAATCACACATCTTAAAGCCCCAATGGGAGGGTTTAGAACTAAAATAAAAAAGCTATGGGATGATGAAAAAGTACAACCCAAGCCATCACCAACAATTATGTTGTTTTTTAAAAAATATTTTACTTCCTTTCAAGTTAATGGGTATAAAACCATTTTATTTATTAAATTTTTTAGAAAGCAAAAAGTAAGAAACCCATATACGTACTTAATGAAAATGAGAAAACAATGGGAACAAAGTGATTATTGGAGTTCTATTTTAATGGAAAATAAAAATGATTAA
- a CDS encoding glycosyltransferase family 4 protein, whose product MHFLTITDAPTLKRKNIYAAYAPYVYEMDIWFKYADKVTIISPTSYDRELLLSNFKKDLQVISTPSLNFTSFFNVLRSIIVFPIIIFRLISVMFKADHIHLRCPGNIGLLGCLIQVFFPSKIKTAKYAGNWNSKAKQPISYRFQKWLLANTLLTKNMTTLVYGNWQNQTRNIKPFFTATYTNSEIETPEVRNYTKALKFIFVGSLVKGKRPLLAIKIVEALHKKGKKVFLEVYGDGILNKELQKYIVNNELEEVVKLKGNRKRNVLKEIFKEAHFLILPSKSEGWPKAVAEAMFFGTIPIATPISCVPFMLDHGNRGILIKPNLELAVSNIEKELNDIDRLKKVSINASRWSQEYTLDTFEAEIIKLLKS is encoded by the coding sequence ATGCATTTTTTAACCATAACAGATGCTCCTACACTGAAAAGAAAAAACATTTATGCCGCATATGCACCTTATGTCTACGAAATGGATATTTGGTTTAAGTATGCAGATAAAGTCACTATTATATCCCCTACATCATATGATCGAGAACTGCTATTATCAAATTTTAAAAAGGATTTACAGGTTATTTCGACACCGTCATTAAATTTTACATCATTTTTTAATGTTTTAAGAAGTATTATTGTTTTTCCAATAATCATTTTTAGGCTAATTAGTGTCATGTTTAAAGCAGATCATATACATTTACGCTGCCCTGGCAATATAGGGTTACTTGGTTGTTTAATCCAAGTTTTTTTTCCAAGTAAAATAAAAACGGCTAAATATGCTGGAAACTGGAACTCTAAGGCAAAGCAGCCAATAAGTTATAGGTTTCAAAAATGGTTATTGGCAAACACATTACTAACTAAAAACATGACAACTTTAGTTTATGGTAATTGGCAAAATCAAACTAGAAATATTAAACCATTTTTCACAGCAACTTATACAAATAGTGAAATAGAAACTCCAGAAGTTCGAAATTACACTAAAGCTTTAAAATTTATTTTTGTTGGAAGCCTTGTTAAAGGTAAACGTCCTTTATTAGCAATTAAAATTGTTGAAGCTTTGCATAAAAAAGGGAAGAAAGTGTTTTTAGAGGTTTATGGAGATGGTATATTAAATAAAGAATTACAAAAATATATAGTTAATAATGAGTTGGAAGAAGTAGTTAAGTTAAAAGGCAATCGGAAAAGAAATGTTTTAAAAGAAATTTTTAAAGAAGCCCACTTTTTAATACTACCATCTAAATCTGAAGGGTGGCCAAAAGCAGTTGCAGAAGCTATGTTTTTTGGAACCATTCCTATAGCTACACCAATTTCTTGCGTTCCTTTTATGTTAGATCATGGTAACAGAGGAATTTTAATTAAACCTAACTTAGAATTGGCTGTAAGTAATATTGAAAAAGAATTAAATGATATTGATCGGTTAAAGAAGGTGTCTATAAACGCATCCAGATGGTCTCAAGAATATACCTTAGATACCTTTGAGGCTGAAATCATCAAATTATTAAAATCATAG
- a CDS encoding glycosyltransferase family 4 protein, whose protein sequence is MKVGYITSEYPHPNVKHAAGIATSIKNLAVALVKKGAKVTVFVYHQNENKIIDDEGVEIHLIKKEAYKLFTWYYYRKHIQNYVNKIVVKKEIDALEAPDWTGITAFMNFEVPLVIRFHGSDAYFCKLEKRKQKFKNFMFEKLALKKAKAFIAPTTYAGIETAKIFGLRKNKIKTIHYGLQLENFENNEPKVYDRNTILYIGTIIRKKGVLELAEIFNEVLKQNSNAKLILIGNDASDIKTGEKSTYKLMEQTFSEAAKKRVRYLGKIPYSEVKEQIKKAHVCTFPSFAETLGMVTIESMAMRKPVVNTSIGWAQELIDDGINGYLVHPTEIDKYANQLVKLLNDETLCAQMGSAAREKVEELFDIRKNANINIDYYKSIIS, encoded by the coding sequence ATGAAAGTCGGATACATAACATCAGAATACCCACATCCTAATGTGAAACATGCAGCAGGAATTGCTACTAGTATAAAAAACTTAGCAGTTGCTTTGGTGAAAAAGGGAGCTAAGGTCACAGTATTTGTGTACCATCAAAATGAAAATAAAATCATAGATGACGAAGGTGTGGAAATCCACCTTATTAAGAAAGAAGCCTATAAATTATTTACTTGGTATTATTACAGAAAACATATTCAAAATTATGTAAATAAAATAGTAGTAAAAAAAGAGATAGATGCTTTAGAAGCTCCAGACTGGACGGGAATAACTGCTTTTATGAACTTTGAAGTACCTTTAGTTATCCGGTTTCATGGAAGTGATGCTTATTTTTGTAAATTAGAAAAAAGAAAGCAAAAATTTAAAAACTTTATGTTTGAGAAATTAGCTTTAAAGAAAGCAAAAGCTTTTATTGCTCCAACGACTTATGCAGGTATTGAAACTGCAAAAATATTTGGTTTGCGTAAAAATAAAATTAAAACAATTCATTATGGATTACAATTAGAAAATTTTGAAAATAATGAGCCAAAAGTTTATGATAGAAATACCATATTGTATATAGGTACTATTATAAGAAAAAAGGGGGTTTTAGAATTGGCAGAGATATTTAATGAGGTATTGAAACAAAACTCAAACGCAAAATTGATCCTTATAGGAAATGATGCTTCAGATATTAAAACAGGAGAAAAGTCTACTTATAAGTTAATGGAGCAAACTTTTTCTGAAGCAGCTAAGAAGCGGGTTCGTTATTTAGGGAAAATTCCTTATTCTGAAGTTAAAGAACAAATAAAAAAAGCGCATGTCTGTACTTTTCCGTCTTTTGCAGAAACTTTAGGTATGGTAACTATAGAATCTATGGCGATGAGAAAACCAGTCGTAAATACGAGTATTGGGTGGGCTCAAGAGCTTATCGATGATGGTATTAATGGTTATTTGGTTCATCCAACAGAAATAGACAAATATGCAAACCAATTGGTTAAATTACTCAATGATGAAACTTTATGTGCACAAATGGGATCTGCTGCAAGAGAAAAAGTAGAGGAACTTTTTGATATTAGAAAGAATGCTAACATCAATATTGATTATTATAAATCGATCATTTCATGA
- a CDS encoding O-antigen ligase family protein, translating to MKNINYLYTIISHILIGFAVYNLAVLSKVYLISTVCYFTYKILKAKQDQKSLQVLIACGYVVGVEVFLRMTEGNFLYETSKYLVILFCLMGLFVIKKNKQPIPYIIYIFLLLPGVLVAGFNITESTTIRTAIAFNLSGPVCLGVVSLFCYKLRIRYKDFHQVFLSIGLPLISTAAYLLLYNPSVRETISGTGSNFEASGGFGPNQVATVLGLGMFVFSLRFFMTSPSIFLKVVNGVLLAVISYRGIVTFSRGGIITALFMIIVFIYFYYKKVNVKNKFRIGKILLLFAGIGLSIWLYSSLQTNGFIEKRYANEDALGREKEDLSTGRAKLISFELDEFLKNPILGVGVGKIKELRQQKEGVEAASHNEMSRILSEHGLIGMVALLILLITPLLLRLKNKSNIFFYSCYIFWFLTINHSSMRIAAPAFIYGLCLLNVNYDVKKKKKIKQISQ from the coding sequence TTGAAAAATATTAATTACCTATATACAATAATTTCACATATTCTAATTGGATTTGCTGTTTACAATTTAGCAGTATTGTCTAAGGTATATTTAATAAGTACGGTTTGCTATTTTACATATAAAATATTAAAAGCAAAGCAAGATCAAAAATCTTTACAAGTTTTGATTGCTTGTGGTTATGTTGTTGGGGTTGAGGTGTTTTTAAGAATGACGGAAGGTAATTTTTTATATGAAACCTCCAAGTATTTAGTTATTTTATTTTGCTTAATGGGGCTTTTTGTTATCAAGAAAAACAAACAACCTATACCATATATTATTTACATTTTTTTGCTTTTGCCAGGGGTACTTGTGGCAGGATTTAATATTACAGAAAGTACAACAATACGTACTGCCATTGCATTTAATTTAAGTGGACCAGTTTGTTTAGGAGTCGTTTCGTTATTCTGTTATAAACTAAGAATAAGATATAAAGATTTCCATCAAGTATTTTTATCAATAGGGCTACCATTAATATCCACAGCTGCATATTTATTATTATATAACCCAAGTGTTAGAGAAACCATTTCTGGTACAGGTTCTAATTTTGAAGCCTCTGGAGGGTTTGGACCTAATCAAGTAGCAACAGTTTTAGGGTTGGGTATGTTTGTATTTAGTCTAAGATTTTTTATGACCTCTCCATCGATATTTCTTAAAGTTGTAAATGGTGTGTTATTAGCTGTAATTAGTTACAGAGGAATAGTTACTTTTAGTCGAGGAGGTATCATTACTGCTCTATTTATGATAATTGTATTTATTTATTTTTATTATAAAAAAGTTAATGTTAAAAACAAGTTTAGAATTGGTAAAATATTGCTCTTATTTGCGGGTATAGGTCTGTCTATTTGGTTGTATTCTTCTCTTCAAACTAATGGTTTTATAGAAAAGCGATATGCTAATGAAGATGCGTTAGGACGAGAAAAAGAGGATCTTTCAACAGGTAGAGCCAAACTAATTTCTTTTGAATTAGACGAGTTTTTAAAGAATCCAATATTAGGAGTGGGAGTGGGTAAAATTAAAGAGCTAAGACAACAAAAAGAGGGTGTTGAAGCAGCTTCTCATAATGAAATGAGTCGTATTTTATCAGAACATGGTTTAATTGGTATGGTCGCATTATTGATTCTATTAATTACGCCGCTATTACTGAGATTAAAAAATAAGTCAAATATCTTCTTTTATTCATGTTATATATTTTGGTTTTTAACAATAAACCATTCATCTATGCGAATAGCTGCTCCCGCATTCATCTATGGACTATGTTTGTTAAATGTAAATTATGATGTTAAAAAGAAGAAAAAAATAAAACAAATTTCGCAATAA
- a CDS encoding glycosyltransferase family 4 protein, protein MKSLLYIGNQFNNKGNQSSIDILGLLFRGEGYKVFSASKKKNIVLRLCHMLWTCFKYKRKVDVVLIDTYSTLNFYYAFFVSQLCRLLKLRYIPILHGGNLPERLKKSPGLSKAIFNHAYKNVAPSEYMKSNFEDLGYLNIVCIPNSITLNNYTFQERPFDKVKLLWVRSLSKIYNPILAIKVLKALKDLNMNAELCMVGPDSDGSMQKVIDYAKELKVEVTFTGKLSKEEWIEKSKDYNIFINTTNFDNMPVSVIEAMALGLPIISTNVGGMPFLIEDGHTGILVEPDSVKAFIKAIKKLLNSPKESSIMALNARKTAEQLDWNVVKNQWFQVL, encoded by the coding sequence TTGAAGAGCTTACTTTACATAGGAAACCAATTCAATAATAAAGGCAATCAGTCTTCTATAGATATATTAGGACTTTTGTTTAGAGGCGAAGGATATAAAGTATTTTCTGCATCTAAAAAAAAGAACATCGTTTTAAGACTATGTCACATGCTTTGGACTTGTTTCAAATATAAAAGAAAAGTAGACGTAGTGTTAATAGATACTTACAGTACATTAAATTTTTATTATGCATTTTTTGTAAGCCAATTGTGTAGATTGCTCAAACTGAGATATATCCCTATCCTACATGGTGGAAACTTACCAGAACGTTTAAAAAAGTCTCCTGGACTATCTAAAGCAATATTTAATCATGCTTATAAGAATGTAGCTCCATCAGAATATATGAAGTCAAATTTTGAAGATTTAGGATATCTCAATATCGTTTGTATTCCTAATTCAATAACGCTTAATAATTATACATTTCAAGAAAGGCCTTTTGATAAAGTAAAACTATTGTGGGTGCGTTCACTTTCAAAAATATATAACCCGATATTAGCAATTAAGGTTTTAAAAGCCTTAAAAGATCTTAATATGAATGCAGAACTTTGTATGGTTGGTCCAGATAGTGATGGAAGTATGCAAAAGGTAATAGATTATGCGAAGGAGTTAAAAGTAGAAGTCACTTTTACAGGGAAATTATCAAAAGAAGAATGGATAGAAAAATCTAAAGACTATAATATTTTTATTAATACCACTAATTTTGATAATATGCCTGTTAGTGTTATTGAAGCTATGGCCTTAGGGTTGCCAATTATTTCTACTAATGTCGGTGGCATGCCTTTTTTAATAGAAGATGGTCATACAGGTATTTTAGTAGAGCCGGATTCGGTAAAGGCATTTATTAAAGCCATTAAGAAGTTATTAAATTCACCAAAAGAATCGAGCATCATGGCTTTAAATGCCAGAAAGACAGCAGAACAATTGGATTGGAATGTTGTTAAAAACCAATGGTTTCAAGTCTTGTAA
- a CDS encoding serine O-acetyltransferase, producing the protein MNMFSQDIRKYKKYSGNKSAITLIITNQGLWALFVYRASNSIYKSKLPRIIKRILLVFAVICQKWIEIITGISLPYTSRIGAGFYIGHFGGIIINASAVIGVNCNISQGVTIGVSGREEKRGVPIIGNNVYIGTNAVIAGKINIGDNCVIGANSLVINSVEANKTVLGVPAVVINNNTSKDYI; encoded by the coding sequence ATGAATATGTTTTCTCAAGATATTAGAAAGTATAAGAAATATAGTGGCAATAAATCGGCTATTACTCTAATAATAACAAATCAAGGGCTTTGGGCATTATTTGTTTATAGGGCTTCCAATAGTATTTATAAAAGCAAACTACCTAGAATAATAAAAAGAATACTTCTAGTTTTTGCCGTTATTTGTCAAAAATGGATTGAGATTATAACGGGGATTTCACTACCATATACCTCCCGAATAGGAGCAGGTTTTTATATAGGGCATTTTGGAGGAATAATTATTAATGCATCAGCGGTAATTGGAGTTAATTGCAATATTTCGCAAGGGGTTACAATAGGAGTAAGTGGTAGGGAAGAAAAAAGAGGAGTACCAATCATAGGGAATAATGTATATATTGGCACAAATGCTGTGATTGCAGGAAAAATAAATATTGGCGATAATTGTGTTATTGGTGCAAACTCTTTAGTAATAAATTCGGTAGAAGCTAATAAAACAGTATTGGGAGTTCCAGCAGTAGTTATTAATAATAACACATCAAAAGATTATATTTAA
- a CDS encoding exopolysaccharide biosynthesis polyprenyl glycosylphosphotransferase encodes MSNRSIHFNISERKVLLRIFDIISILIVLYFVSNTFDFDYFTIAKENWTWIFVLVLYVSVFGTIFELYDLQKSSKIEKTFASIVFTASITVLFYLLTPFLTPILPDNRLQILYFYFAIFIALFLWRFVYATFIVSPRFYKKVLIIGETSNIETIVEAFNNSDPNYKIKGFVNCELNSLESIKFNAVTEYKPNQIRQVIKDENISEIVIASYNSESITSEIYYSLISLLEEGFSIKEYTQVYEEMAQRIPVQFVGKDFYKYFPFSRSNQNKLYLFFHRFFDILISIIGIFIGILLLPFIFLGNVIANRGPLFYSQDRIGKNGKPFKILKYRTMIKNAEKTGAVWAKKGDLRVTLFGRFLRHSRLDEIPQFINILKGEMSLIGPRPERPFFVKELSQMLPFYETRHIIKPGLTGWAQVKTRYGSSVDDSLLKLQYDLYYIKHKSFFLDINILVKTISTMIFFRGQ; translated from the coding sequence ATGTCTAACCGCAGTATCCATTTTAATATTTCAGAACGTAAAGTTTTGCTGCGTATTTTCGATATTATTTCAATATTGATTGTGCTATACTTTGTTAGTAATACATTTGATTTTGATTATTTCACCATAGCAAAAGAAAATTGGACATGGATTTTTGTTCTTGTTTTATATGTTTCAGTATTTGGGACTATATTTGAACTTTATGATTTACAGAAATCCAGTAAAATAGAAAAAACCTTTGCTAGTATAGTTTTTACGGCCTCAATTACTGTTCTATTTTATCTCTTAACACCGTTTCTTACACCTATTTTACCAGATAACCGACTTCAAATATTATACTTTTATTTTGCGATATTTATAGCCTTATTTCTATGGAGATTTGTATATGCAACTTTTATTGTTTCTCCCAGATTTTATAAAAAAGTATTAATTATAGGTGAAACCTCAAATATTGAAACTATTGTTGAGGCCTTTAATAATTCAGATCCTAATTATAAAATAAAAGGCTTTGTTAATTGTGAATTAAATAGTCTTGAATCTATTAAGTTTAATGCGGTTACTGAGTATAAACCAAATCAAATACGTCAAGTAATTAAGGATGAAAATATATCAGAGATTGTTATAGCAAGTTATAATTCAGAATCCATTACTTCAGAAATTTATTATTCACTTATTTCACTTTTAGAAGAAGGATTTTCAATAAAAGAATATACACAGGTATATGAAGAGATGGCGCAACGCATACCTGTGCAATTTGTAGGGAAAGATTTTTATAAGTATTTTCCATTTAGTAGAAGTAACCAAAATAAATTGTATTTATTTTTTCACCGATTTTTTGATATTCTTATTTCTATAATTGGAATTTTTATAGGTATCCTATTATTACCATTTATTTTTCTAGGGAATGTTATCGCAAATCGTGGACCTCTTTTTTATTCTCAAGATAGGATAGGGAAAAATGGAAAGCCCTTTAAAATTTTGAAGTATAGAACTATGATTAAAAATGCTGAAAAAACTGGAGCAGTTTGGGCTAAAAAAGGAGATTTAAGAGTCACACTTTTTGGTAGATTTTTACGGCATTCCAGATTAGATGAGATACCTCAATTTATTAATATATTAAAGGGAGAAATGAGTTTGATTGGTCCTAGACCAGAACGCCCGTTTTTTGTTAAAGAATTATCGCAAATGTTACCGTTTTACGAAACGCGCCATATCATTAAACCAGGTCTTACAGGTTGGGCACAGGTTAAAACCAGATATGGTTCCTCTGTTGATGATAGTTTGCTAAAACTACAATACGATTTATATTATATCAAGCACAAAAGCTTTTTTTTAGATATAAATATTTTGGTTAAAACCATAAGCACTATGATTTTCTTTAGAGGGCAATAA
- a CDS encoding glycosyltransferase family 2 protein, which translates to MSHYNFSLIVCTYMRSEALLNLLNSVNTQSLYPNEILIIDGSVDDKTKLLLEENKFKNLKYSKVEVMNRGLTKQRNYGINLIADNSDIVCFLDDDIVLTSNYFKNLIETYNLCPEAMAVGGYIKNEVEWEKTTKTGDKGKFHYDGWMRNEPARFKMRRKFGLLPDTAPGFLPSFAHGRSVGFLPPSGKIYQVEQIMGGVSSYKKEIFRTLSFSTYFEGYGLYEDADFSLRLAKQGKLYVNTNAKLSHHHDDSGRPNKYKYGKMVLRNGWYVWRVKYPIPSLKAKFKWHATAFLLTLIRFTNVITSNKKKEALTESIGRVIGWFSLLISKPNIEK; encoded by the coding sequence ATGAGTCATTATAATTTTTCATTAATAGTTTGTACTTATATGCGTTCTGAGGCATTATTGAACTTATTGAATTCAGTTAATACCCAATCCTTATACCCGAATGAAATATTAATTATTGATGGATCTGTAGATGATAAAACTAAATTACTATTAGAAGAAAACAAATTTAAAAACTTAAAATATTCTAAAGTAGAAGTCATGAATAGAGGGTTGACCAAGCAACGTAATTATGGTATTAATTTGATTGCCGATAATTCTGATATTGTTTGTTTTCTAGATGACGATATTGTTTTGACTTCGAATTATTTTAAAAATTTAATAGAAACTTATAATTTATGCCCTGAAGCTATGGCTGTTGGCGGTTATATTAAAAATGAAGTTGAATGGGAAAAAACTACCAAAACAGGAGATAAAGGAAAGTTTCATTATGATGGTTGGATGCGTAATGAGCCAGCTCGTTTTAAAATGAGGCGTAAATTTGGTTTGTTGCCTGATACAGCCCCTGGTTTTTTACCTTCCTTTGCTCATGGTAGATCTGTTGGTTTTCTACCTCCATCGGGTAAAATTTACCAGGTTGAGCAAATTATGGGAGGGGTATCTTCTTATAAAAAAGAAATATTTAGAACATTGTCGTTTTCAACTTATTTTGAAGGATACGGTTTATACGAAGACGCTGATTTTTCTTTGCGATTAGCAAAACAAGGAAAACTATATGTAAATACTAACGCAAAGTTATCTCATCATCATGATGACTCAGGAAGACCTAATAAATATAAATATGGAAAAATGGTTCTTAGAAATGGTTGGTATGTATGGCGTGTAAAATATCCTATACCTAGTTTAAAAGCTAAATTCAAATGGCATGCAACAGCTTTTTTGTTAACTTTAATACGATTTACGAACGTAATTACTTCTAATAAAAAAAAGGAAGCATTAACAGAGAGTATTGGTAGGGTAATTGGATGGTTTTCGTTATTAATAAGTAAACCTAATATAGAAAAGTGA
- a CDS encoding glycosyltransferase, with product MRVLQLIDSLDAGGAERVAVNIANVLASKIETSFLCTTRKEGLLKNSLSSNVEYLFLNKKGIIDLKAIKKLNTFVKQKKIQIIHAHSSSFFLATIIKLLNRNISIIWHDHYGNSEFLKNRKFGFLKFCSKYFSHVFSVNKTLEAWSKEKLEIKNVSYLPNFAVINKTSVATTLKGESGKRIICLANLRPQKDHITLLEAFNEVLKNYSDWTLHCVGKNFNDDYFEAIRTKTEELNLIDSVFIYGSKPDIFNILKQCDIGVLSSKSEGLPIALLEYGLAKLPVIATKVGECETVITNNYDGVLVNATKREDLSKALSSLVENKELRETYAKRYEKNIQENYSDKIQLQTILVIYRNFIK from the coding sequence ATGAGAGTATTACAATTAATAGATTCTTTAGATGCAGGAGGAGCAGAACGAGTAGCTGTAAATATTGCTAATGTGTTAGCGTCTAAAATAGAAACCTCTTTTTTATGTACTACCAGAAAAGAGGGGCTTCTTAAAAATAGCCTTTCAAGTAATGTTGAATATTTGTTTCTAAACAAAAAAGGAATAATTGATTTAAAGGCGATAAAAAAGCTAAATACATTTGTCAAGCAAAAAAAAATACAAATTATTCATGCACATTCAAGCTCTTTTTTTTTAGCAACTATTATAAAATTATTAAATAGGAATATTTCTATTATATGGCATGATCATTATGGTAATAGCGAATTTTTAAAAAATAGAAAGTTTGGTTTTTTAAAGTTTTGTTCAAAGTATTTCTCTCATGTTTTTAGCGTAAATAAAACCTTAGAAGCATGGAGTAAAGAAAAACTTGAAATTAAAAACGTTTCTTATCTACCAAATTTTGCAGTGATAAATAAAACTTCTGTTGCTACAACTCTAAAAGGAGAATCAGGTAAGCGTATTATCTGTTTAGCTAACTTAAGACCACAAAAAGATCATATTACACTATTAGAGGCTTTTAATGAAGTACTTAAAAATTATTCAGATTGGACATTACATTGTGTAGGTAAAAATTTTAATGATGATTATTTTGAAGCCATTAGAACTAAAACGGAAGAGTTAAATTTGATAGATTCTGTTTTTATATACGGCAGTAAACCTGATATTTTTAATATTTTAAAACAGTGTGATATAGGTGTGTTATCTTCAAAATCTGAGGGATTACCTATTGCTTTATTGGAGTATGGGTTAGCTAAATTACCAGTTATAGCTACTAAAGTAGGAGAGTGCGAAACAGTCATTACAAATAACTATGATGGTGTTTTAGTTAATGCAACCAAAAGAGAAGATTTATCTAAAGCGTTATCTTCGTTAGTTGAAAATAAGGAGCTGCGGGAAACTTATGCAAAGCGTTATGAAAAGAATATACAAGAAAATTATTCTGATAAAATACAATTACAAACCATATTAGTCATATATAGAAACTTTATAAAATAA